A window of Hevea brasiliensis isolate MT/VB/25A 57/8 chromosome 14, ASM3005281v1, whole genome shotgun sequence contains these coding sequences:
- the LOC110642028 gene encoding L-type lectin-domain containing receptor kinase IX.1-like codes for MKEDFAKFKQFKKSHRKEKEGTVVIAMDDGVNGECLNVDNDNEKAKNPLQDEWLMDSACLFHICSKKEWFNEIEEKKGEKMKLANGNKMEVEGVGRVKIKLHVVMILILFFLLISPATALFFNFTNFNESIRDLKYEGDAHLVNSAIQLTDNLHDLTGHVTYLEPLHLWDKPSGNLSSFTINFTCSIDAQNNASHSDGIALFLAHLDYQIPDIQQGSGIGLASGNQTLSSTDNPFVAVEFDTYHNAWDAEDGDHVGIDVSSLRSSKIMKWDSSLDGRIVDAGIIYNSSSKNLCVYFTGLTEGIFVPQVLCLEIDLRDHLPEWVVVGFSAATGMYSEFHTIHSWSCNSYFSSSPPSSSFSPPPPQCPPKNNKYKALMIAGWSVAGSFLVILLVGGVISFCIFKNRQKKDGSSRDTNRIDTETPGPHHDGGGIEPSPQQDQVDEIENDTPRNQNGGEAGNEPARSQVAGNVGTGADTVLSERIEGQADSAESGVERENDPVRVLNREETQIGSSSVPSIREIGIYSSPVTSEDLC; via the exons ATGAAGGAAGATTTTGCAAAGTTTAAACAATTCAAGAAGAGtcatagaaaagaaaaagaaggaactgTTGTAATTGCGATGGATGATGGTGTTAATGGTGAATGTTTGAATGTGGATAATGATAACGAAAAGGCAAAAAATCCATTACAAGATGAGTGGTTAATGGATTCAGCTTGCCTATTCCATATTTGCTCAAAGAAGGAGTGGTTTAATGAGATTgaagaaaaaaaaggagaaaaaatgaAGCTAGCCAATGGAAACAAGATGGAAGTTGAAGGTGTTGGAAGAGTGAAGATCAAGCTGCATG ttGTCATGATTCTCATTCTATTCTTTCTACTAATCTCTCCTGCCACTGCATTATTCTTCAATTTCACCAACTTCAACGAGAGTATTCGTGACTTAAAATATGAAGGAGACGCGCACCTTGTAAATTCTGCAATTCAGCTTACTGATAACCTGCACGATCTCACAGGCCATGTGACATATTTGGAACCGCTTCATCTTTGGGACAAACCATCGGGCAATCTCTCCAGCTTCACCATTAATTTCACCTGCTCGATCGATGCACAAAATAATGCTTCACACAGTGATGGGATTGCACTGTTTCTCGCTCATTTGGATTATCAGATTCCtgatatccaacaaggcagtggtatTGGTCTTGCCAGTGGGAACCAAACATTGAGCTCCACAGACAATCCATTTGTTGCTGTGGAGTTCGATACCTACCATAATGCATGGGATGCAGAGGACGGTGATCACGTAGGCATTGACGTCAGTTCATTAAGATCTTCTAAAATTATGAAATGGGATAGCAGTCTTGATGGAAGAATAGTGGATGCTGGAATTATCTATAATTCTAGTTCCAAAAATCTATGTGTTTACTTTACTGGATTAACAGAAGGAATCTTTGTTCCACAGGTTCTTTGCCTTGAAATTGATCTAAGGGATCACTTGCCTGAATGGGTTGTTGTTGGTTTTTCAGCTGCCACAGGAATGTACTCCGAGTTCCATACCATCCACTCATGGTCGTGCAATtcatatttctcttcatctccacCCTCTTCCTCCTTCTCACCTCCTCCTCCTCAGTGTcctcccaaaaataataaatacaaGGCGTTAATGATAGCTGGATGGTCAGTTGCTGGTTCGTTTCTTGTAATACTGTTGGTCGGTGGAGTGATCTCGTTTTGCATTTTCAAGAACAGACAAAAAAAAGATGGTTCCTCGAGAGATACGAATAGAATAGATACAGAAACTCCAGGTCCACATCATGATGGAGGCGGCATAGAACCTAGTCCACAACAAGATCAGGTCGACGAGATAGAAAATGATACACCCAGAAATCAGAATGGAGGAGAAGCAGGAAATGAACCAGCCAGAAGTCAGGTTGCAGGCAATGTAGGAACTGGTGCCGACACTGTTCTGAGCGAAAGAATAGAGGGTCAAGCAGACAGTGCAGAGAGCGGAGTAGAAAGAGAGAATGATCCAGTCAGAGTTCTGAATAGAGAAGAAACACAAATTGGTTCTTCCAGCGTTCCGAGTATAAGGGAAATAGGAATTTATTCATCACCTGTAACAAGCGAAGACCTCTGTTAA